A window from Montipora capricornis isolate CH-2021 chromosome 7, ASM3666992v2, whole genome shotgun sequence encodes these proteins:
- the LOC138058281 gene encoding uncharacterized protein — MADKGKKKSRGNYCAAGGPNMSNCSNNSSTPGISMHYFPKDETLRQKWIRFVRIHRKDFVPCKSSTLCSVHFEDNCFESKPWIVTSSETGESLQPKRKLKKGTAIPTRDTVVPLSSPLTSRKRRSFMRDVMSQEEVTNKKAKLSFTSDSSAASASVPDAASPSAISGVVESDMPIAGSSGIDYATITSGTLICNTPAAKAPQAQCNKCKKHAKKRKAMKKKVDRLEKQVEKLKGKLKALKDVKDIETEPEKEEEKEEKQESSDDNNEDNEVDDMEENEVTDDSREDQEGDDDNIIDWATLEDSAPSAEEYSSQSDDESDKVDPNNTIRVEPGTPSYNEPKFIVFFSMLLSLFTMVCFKCKKSKPAATMKQRGTMVIVSQHCPKCGENAFHWRSQPLIFGNYPAGNILLSFGVLMAGASISKILLVFRHMGLSAYCPRTFFVHQKSFLFPIILSYWERYRASLIAQLKNVAGVVWSGDGRFDSMGHSAKYGVYTMFCNTILKVVHFELLQANETGGSSPMELEGAKRCFSFLKSVGISVLVFISDRHRGIAKWIRECKPECSHYFDIWHIARSVGKAMLKLAKEKGCEKIGDWIKGVRNHLYWCVTSTKLGYAHIIAAKWKSFMRHVTNKHDGHPDKEFEECAHGDIGSRRWIKIGTKAYDKLHKLLTNTRIVNDVKKMSPDAQTSCLEGFHSTLNHWHPKMVCFSWLGTYCRHILASLHFNENVRRETQKSKDGEDYVRVNFPKYKLGEEVVREVTVAPTYGYVEELKEELFSLTKSEIDDLLKSTNAKYKAPASLSSQFTDRVNKEQAVERYRQQQDREATKLHPVAEEQDKLHEAATSTQAATAKKARKRRPGNCRTCGKPMLGHKSRLCKPKK, encoded by the exons ATGGCAGACAAGGGGAAGAAGAAGAGTAGAGGCAACTATTGTGCGGCGGGTGGCCCCAATATGTCCAATTGCAGCAATAATTCGTCGACACCGGGAATATCTATGCATTACTTCCCGAAGGACGAAACTTTACGGCAGAAGTGGATTCGATTTGTCCGAATACACAGGAAAGATTTCGTCCCTTGTAAGTCGTCGACCTTGTGTTCTGTGCACTTTGAAGACAACTGCTTCGAAAGCAAGCCGTGGATTGTCACTTCTTCCGAGACGGGGGAATCTCTTCAGCcgaagagaaaattgaaaaagggcACTGCCATTCCAACAAGGGACACGGTTGTTCCTTTGAGTTCGCCACTAACGTCGCGAAAGCGAAGATCG TTCATGAGAGATGTGATGTCACAAGAAGAAGTGACAAATAAGAAGGCAAAGTTGTCATTCACCAGTGATTCCTCTGCAGCATCAGCTTCAGTGCCTGATGCTGCAAGCCCATCAGCAATTAGTGGAGTGGTGGAAAGTGACATGCCTATTGCTGGTTCGTCTGGAATTGATTATGCCACCATTACATCAGGAACTCTTATATGCAATACTCCAGCTGCAAAAGCTCCTCAAGCACAATGTAACAAGtgtaaaaaacatgcaaaaaaacgAAAAGCAATGAAGAAAAAGGTGGACCGCTTAGAAAAGCAAGtagaaaaattaaaaggaaaattaaaggcACTGAAAGATGTCAAG gATATTGAGACAGAGCCAgagaaggaggaggagaaggaggaaAAGCAGGAATCTTCTGATGATAATAATGAG GATAATGAAGTGGATGACATGGAAGAGAACGAAGTAACAGATGACAGCAGGGAAGATCAGGAAGGAGATGATGACAACATTATTGACTGGGCCACACTGGAGGACAGTGCTCCTTCAGCTGAAGAGTACAGCTCTCAGAGCGATGACGAGTCAGACAAAGTGGATCCAAACAATACCATCAG GGTTGAACCAGGTACTCCCTCCTACAACGAGCCAAAATTCATTGTTTTCTTCTCCATGCTGCTGTCCCTCTTCACCATGGTGTGTTTTAAGTGTAAGAAAAGTAAGCCAGCAGCAACTATGAAACAGAGGGGGACCATGGTGATTGTATCCCAGCACTGCCCCAAATGTGGTGAAAATGCTTTTCATTGGAGGTCACAGCCACTGATCTTTGGAAACTACCCAGCTGGCAACATACTTCTGAGCTTTGGAGTCCTTATGGCTGGGGCCTCCATCAGCAAAATCTTGCTGGTGTTTCGGCACATGGGATTGTCTGCATATTGTCCCAGGACATTCTTTGTTCATCAAAAGAGTTTCCTCTTCCCAATCATTTTAAGCTACTGGGAACGGTACAGAGCATCCCTTATAGCACAGCTTAAGAATGTGGCAGGTGTCGTCTGGAGTGGGGATGGTCGGTTCGACTCCATGGGGCACAGTGCCAAATATGGTGTATACACCATGTTTTGCAACACAATTCTGAAGGTGGTGCACTTTGAACTACTTCAG GCAAACGAGACTGGTGGTAGTTCACCAATGGAGCTGGAGGGTGCAAAGCGGTgcttttcctttctcaaatcAGTTGGCATCAGTGTTCTTGTGTTCATCTCAGACCGGCATAGAGGCATAGCAAAGTGGATAAGGGAATGCAAACCTGAATGTTCACACTACTTTGACATTTGGCATATAGCTCGTTCTGTTGGAAAAGCAATGCTGAAGCTGGCAAAGGAAAAAGGTTGTGAGAAAATTGGTGATTGGATTAAAGGAGTCCGTAATCATCTTTATTGGTGCGTGACATCTACCAAGCTCGGATATGCTCATATAATAGCAGCAAAGTGGAAGTCATTTATGCGGCATGTCACAAACAAACATGATGGCCACCCTGATAAAGAATTCGAGGAGTGTGCCCATGGGGATATTGGAAGTCGGAGATGGATCAAGATTG GAACGAAAGCCTATGATAAGTTGCACAAGTTACTCACCAATACCCGAATAGTGAATGATGTAAAGAAAATGTCTCCAGATGCACAAACAAGTTGCCTGGAGGGGTTTCATTCTACTTTAAATCATTGGCACCCCAAAATGGTCTGCTTCTCCTGGTTGGGAACCTATTGTCG GCACATTTTGGCATCCTTGCACTTCAATGAAAATGTGAGGCGAGAAACGCAGAAAAGCAAGGATGGAGAGGACTACGTCAGAGTTAACTTTCCGAAGTACAAGCTTGGAGAAGAAGTGGTCAGAGAGGTTACTGTGGCTCCAACATATG gttaTGTTGAGGAATTAAAGGAGGAACTATTTAGCCTAACAAAGTCAGAGATTGATGACCTGCTAAAGAGTACGAATGCAAAATACAAAGCTCCAGCCTCTTTGAGCTCCCAGTTTACAGACAGGGTAAACAAAGAGCAGGCAGTTGAAAGATACAGACAACAACAAGACAGAGAGGCTACAAAACTACACCCTGTGG CGGAAGAACAAGATAAATTACATGAAGCTGCAACTTCTACTCAGGCTGCCACAGCAAAGAAAGCTAGGAAAAGAAGACCGGGGAATTGTCGAACATGTGGCAAACCGATGCTTGGTCACAAGTCAAGGCTATGCAAACCTAAGAAGTGA
- the LOC138058321 gene encoding uncharacterized protein yields the protein MAGKCAAISCCFFFLVIIVLIFVVVFCGFGWLYLFDHLPTGNTLTVYSAYDRETVFDPGSRVKCSMFTILGFEIPSLQSFIQATSTREDQGFILNGLAVYSNPSNACQPLEDVRKAQIQVHKVALVNLTNSNYSLCPLEKLTVNAQNAGYSVLIIFTKNQFGSPSTKEEISAFKSLIPILSAEWCRLDPKDAFPGDINSFLALNNPTNVEMRVPPRVQTSFELEKMNPYLSRLYYWFLVGPIITLVWLIRTKKFFCMSGTRQVGEGRAVGNGTHSEMRNMEEAANSNEESFLNSVTEGTVENHHGTDDSEGEPLLIAVNNAEYTRETQGIVRRVNIVKRIPRKIAVGFCFLILIIAALPVDISSGGLSFFRFDEDIINPKTSYLFNLFNLSTEINRREVGEELYLLYTFHILLSLYWSPFKIFYFFMYSWFACKTTWTVQTNISQLIRGDWFASNISLLVLGIVVPFCSSPRSFFYSATYDTVCTVCNGLFIIILNKHKFVTRYVFYISVCMIFAYLESNVVAVFYFTLNSQGSLNNLKLTALRTLAIGLTLSTSFSSSMHIIRKLVKPRESLFESLSEN from the coding sequence ATGGCGGGGAAGTGTGCTGCAATAAGCTGTTGCTTTTTCTTCTTGGTGATAATAGTTTTGATCTTCGTGGTTGTATTTTGTGGATTTGGGTGGTTGTATCTGTTTGATCACCTGCCGACAGGAAACACTCTCACTGTGTATTCAGCTTATGACCGTGAGACCGTGTTCGATCCCGGATCCAGAGTAAAATGCAGTATGTTCACCATACTAGGATTTGAGATACCTTCGTTGCAGTCCTTCATACAGGCAACAAGCACAAGGGAAGACCAAGGTTTTATTTTGAATGGACTGGCGGTGTATTCAAACCCCTCAAATGCATGCCAGCCGCTGGAGGATGTACGCAAGGCACAAATTCAGGTCCACAAAGTCGCTCTTGTTAATCTGACAAACAGCAACTATAGTTTGTGTCCTTTGGAGAAGCTGACAGTAAATGCACAGAACGCAGGGTACTCTGTGTtgataatttttacaaaaaacCAATTTGGTTCTCCTTCGACGAAGGAAGAAATTTCTGCGTTTAAGAGCCTGATTCCGATTTTATCTGCTGAATGGTGTAGACTAGACCCCAAAGACGCATTCCCTGGTGATATtaattcttttttggctttaaacaaCCCAACAAATGTGGAAATGCGAGTTCCACCCCGCGTGCAGACCTCCTTTGAGCTGGAGAAAATGAATCCATATTTAAGCCGACTTTATTACTGGTTCCTCGTTGGACcgataataactttggtttggCTAATACGTACAAAGAAATTCTTTTGCATGTCTGGAACTCGACAAGTAGGTGAAGGTCGTGCAGTAGGGAATGGAACTCATAGTGAAATGCGAAACATGGAAGAAGCTGCAAATAGTAACGAGGAGTCATTTTTGAACTCAGTTACTGAAGGGACAGTGGAGAATCATCATGGAACAGATGACAGTGAAGGAGAACCGCTGCTAATTGCTGTAAACAATGCCGAGTACACGAGAGAGACTCAAGGTATTGTAAGACGTGTAAACATTGTCAAAAGAATTCCTCGTAAAATTGCTgtgggtttttgttttctgatTCTGATTATAGCAGCCTTACCGGTTGATATTTCCAGCGGAGGGTTATCATTTTTCAGATTTGATGAAGATATCATCAACCCGAAAACATCCTAcctttttaacctttttaaccTTTCTACTGAAATAAACCGTAGAGAAGTAGGAGAGgaattatatttattatatacatttCACATATTACTTTCCTTATATTGGTCACCTTTTAAgatcttttattttttcatgtatagttGGTTCGCCTGTAAAACCACGTGGACCGTTCAAACCAACATTTCACAGCTGATTCGGGGTGACTGGTTCGCttcaaacatttctttgttGGTTTTAGGGATAGTAGTACCGTTTTGTTCTTCACCAAGGTCTTTTTTTTATTCTGCAACATACGACACAGTGTGCACTGTCTGCAATGGACTTTTCATAATCATCTTAAACAAACACAAATTTGTGACGCGGTATGTTTTCTACATCAGTGTTTGCATGATTTTTGCTTACCTTGAGAGTAATGTCGTGgctgtgttttattttactcTCAATTCGCAAGGATCCTTAAACAACCTAAAGCTCACAGCTCTCCGCACTCTAGCAATTGGCCTGACTTTGTCTACAAGTTTTAGTTCTTCCATGCACATCATCCGGAAACTTGTCAAGCCTAGGGAATCACTGTTTGAAAGTCTTTCAGAAAATTAA